One segment of Ascidiaceihabitans donghaensis DNA contains the following:
- a CDS encoding DUF6473 family protein has translation MSFDALGPGALDYLPCRYGTSKLLFRGPRRSLKDPYVAFLGGTDTYGKFIANPFPDLTEQELKMTCLNLGCVNAGIDVFVTDPHVGELTSDAEVTVIQLMGAHNMSNRFYSVHPRRNDRFLKPSSLLQAIYREVDFAEFNFNKHLLLRLYTLSPGRFETVVEELKQAWLARMRTMIKSIKGKVVLLWFADHTPDEQMTPDDERDPWFVTRDMIEELREMVDDIVEVVASEEAQAVGTEGMIFSDLEAPVAGHVLGLAAHQEAAEQVSRVLKQYI, from the coding sequence ATGTCTTTTGATGCGTTGGGGCCGGGTGCCCTTGATTATCTGCCGTGTCGATACGGTACGTCGAAGTTGTTGTTTCGTGGGCCTAGACGGTCCTTGAAGGACCCCTATGTCGCGTTTTTAGGCGGAACCGACACATACGGGAAATTCATTGCAAATCCGTTTCCGGACCTGACAGAGCAAGAGTTAAAAATGACGTGCCTGAACTTGGGCTGCGTCAACGCGGGTATCGACGTTTTTGTGACTGACCCACATGTAGGCGAATTGACCAGCGATGCTGAAGTGACGGTGATCCAGTTGATGGGGGCACACAATATGTCCAATCGCTTCTATTCAGTGCACCCGAGGCGCAACGACCGGTTTTTGAAGCCGTCCAGTTTGCTGCAAGCGATCTACCGCGAAGTCGATTTTGCTGAATTCAATTTCAACAAACATCTGCTTTTGCGGCTTTATACGCTTTCTCCCGGGCGGTTCGAAACGGTGGTAGAGGAATTAAAGCAGGCTTGGTTGGCGCGTATGCGCACAATGATCAAATCTATAAAAGGGAAGGTTGTTTTGCTTTGGTTTGCGGATCACACACCCGATGAACAAATGACACCGGACGACGAACGCGACCCTTGGTTTGTCACGCGTGATATGATCGAGGAATTGCGCGAAATGGTGGACGACATAGTCGAAGTTGTAGCCTCAGAGGAAGCTCAGGCAGTTGGTACGGAAGGTATGATTTTTAGTGATCTTGAAGCGCCTGTTGCAGGTCACGTGTTGGGACTGGCTGCTCACCAAGAGGCGGCAGAACAGGTCTCTCGGGTTCTAAAACAATACATCTAG
- a CDS encoding 3-hydroxybutyryl-CoA dehydrogenase — MDIQKVGIIGAGQMGNGIAHVMALAGYDVLLNDVNKDALDAAVALIDKNLERQVSRDKISAEDKAAAVARITSTQDLPHLGTSDLIIEAATENEPVKHKIFEALIPHVQPHTILTSNTSSISITRLASGTDRPEKFMGFHFMNPVPVMQLVELIRGIATDEPTFSACKAVVDRLGKTSASAEDFPAFIVNRILMPMINEAVYTLYEGVGNVKSIDSSMKLGANHPMGPLELADFIGLDTCLAIMNVLHDGLADTKYRPCPLLTKYVEAGWLGRKTQRGFYDYRGDTPVPTR; from the coding sequence ATGGACATCCAAAAAGTTGGGATCATCGGCGCGGGTCAGATGGGTAACGGCATTGCACATGTGATGGCGCTGGCCGGATACGATGTGCTTTTGAACGATGTGAACAAGGACGCTTTGGACGCAGCCGTTGCCTTGATCGATAAAAACTTGGAACGTCAGGTCAGCCGCGACAAGATCAGCGCTGAAGACAAAGCCGCCGCCGTGGCACGGATCACGTCCACACAAGACCTTCCCCATCTCGGGACCAGCGATCTGATTATTGAGGCTGCGACGGAAAACGAACCGGTAAAGCATAAGATTTTCGAAGCCCTGATCCCGCATGTGCAACCCCACACCATTCTGACATCCAATACCTCATCCATTTCGATAACACGCTTGGCCAGCGGAACAGACCGTCCGGAAAAATTCATGGGGTTTCATTTTATGAACCCCGTACCCGTCATGCAGTTGGTTGAGCTGATCCGGGGCATCGCCACGGACGAGCCCACATTTTCAGCTTGTAAAGCTGTGGTGGACAGATTGGGCAAGACCTCGGCATCAGCCGAAGATTTTCCAGCCTTTATCGTCAATCGCATTCTGATGCCGATGATCAACGAAGCCGTATACACGCTGTACGAAGGGGTCGGGAATGTGAAATCCATCGACAGTTCTATGAAATTGGGGGCGAACCACCCCATGGGGCCATTAGAACTGGCCGACTTTATCGGTTTGGACACGTGTTTGGCGATCATGAACGTGTTGCACGACGGGTTGGCCGATACCAAATACCGGCCCTGCCCTTTGCTGACAAAGTATGTGGAAGCAGGGTGGTTGGGCCGTAAAACCCAGCGTGGGTTTTATGATTACCGCGGCGACACACCTGTCCCTACGCGGTGA
- a CDS encoding lysophospholipid acyltransferase family protein: MKYDRRSLSYASTFEDPWKSTVIRIIEALTGKLTILRLIKKFEKNGTPSGQGFWRACLDVMGIDLTTPEEQLQRLPKEGPVIVVANHPHGMVDGMIFADLIGRVRPDYRILTRSLLTAIDEVAGSYMIPVPFTHDPDAQRKGVEMRKAAMDHLKAGGVVALFPSGVVASSETYFGPAVEGEWNVFTAALIRRSGATVVPMKFPGQNSRWYQIANKLSPMLRQGLLLHEIVHSCNKPQGPIVGHPLAKEDVDKWSDDPRGFMAWLRKHTLDLKN, from the coding sequence ATGAAATACGACAGGCGCAGCTTGTCGTATGCCTCTACGTTTGAAGACCCTTGGAAGTCGACCGTCATCCGCATCATCGAAGCTTTGACAGGCAAGCTTACTATTCTGCGACTGATCAAAAAATTCGAAAAAAATGGTACTCCGTCGGGTCAAGGCTTTTGGCGTGCCTGTTTGGATGTCATGGGCATCGATTTGACAACGCCCGAAGAACAACTGCAGCGCCTGCCCAAAGAGGGTCCGGTAATTGTTGTTGCCAACCACCCGCATGGAATGGTGGACGGCATGATCTTTGCCGATTTGATCGGGCGCGTGCGTCCGGATTACCGCATTTTGACCCGTTCATTGCTAACTGCAATTGATGAGGTTGCGGGCAGCTACATGATCCCTGTGCCTTTCACGCATGACCCTGATGCACAGCGTAAGGGCGTAGAGATGCGCAAGGCTGCCATGGACCACCTGAAGGCCGGGGGCGTTGTGGCGCTGTTTCCGTCCGGGGTTGTCGCGTCGTCCGAGACCTATTTTGGACCTGCCGTTGAAGGCGAATGGAACGTGTTCACCGCGGCGCTGATCCGCCGATCCGGGGCGACTGTTGTACCGATGAAATTCCCCGGACAGAACAGCCGTTGGTATCAAATTGCCAACAAGCTGTCGCCGATGTTGCGCCAGGGGCTGCTGCTGCACGAGATCGTACATTCATGCAACAAGCCGCAAGGGCCGATTGTAGGGCATCCACTGGCCAAAGAAGACGTCGACAAATGGTCTGACGATCCGCGTGGGTTCATGGCGTGGTTGCGCAAGCACACGCTTGACCTGAAAAACTAG
- a CDS encoding HPr family phosphocarrier protein — protein sequence MTKDTLTIINEKGLHARASAKLVEVVEAFDAQAEVSKDGMSASGDSIMGLLMLAASKGSIIDIETSGPDADALAQALSVLVADKFGEGA from the coding sequence ATGACCAAAGACACGTTAACGATCATAAATGAAAAAGGCCTGCACGCACGGGCTTCTGCAAAGTTGGTGGAAGTGGTCGAAGCGTTCGACGCTCAGGCCGAAGTCAGCAAGGATGGCATGTCTGCATCAGGCGACAGTATTATGGGGCTTTTGATGTTGGCAGCGTCCAAGGGAAGTATTATTGACATCGAAACGTCCGGACCAGACGCGGATGCGTTGGCGCAAGCCTTGTCTGTGCTGGTCGCGGACAAGTTCGGAGAAGGAGCCTAA
- a CDS encoding PTS sugar transporter subunit IIA yields the protein MIGIVIVAHGQLAKEYLAAIEHVVGPQPGMCAISIEADHDRTAKQQEICKAADAVDQGQGVVLVTDLFGGSPSNLSLMACQPQGRRILYGANLPMLLKLAKSRHLAVPDAVRTALDAGRKYIDSQNISAESKS from the coding sequence GTGATAGGGATTGTGATTGTCGCACATGGGCAATTGGCCAAAGAATATCTTGCGGCCATAGAACATGTTGTGGGCCCGCAGCCCGGGATGTGCGCCATTTCCATAGAAGCCGATCACGACCGCACCGCCAAACAGCAAGAGATATGCAAAGCGGCTGACGCTGTAGACCAAGGGCAAGGCGTTGTTCTGGTGACAGACCTTTTTGGAGGATCACCGTCCAACCTAAGCCTGATGGCGTGCCAGCCGCAGGGACGGCGCATCTTATACGGTGCCAATTTGCCGATGCTGTTGAAGCTGGCCAAATCGCGTCATTTGGCGGTGCCAGATGCCGTACGCACAGCCCTTGATGCGGGACGCAAGTATATCGACAGCCAAAACATTAGCGCTGAAAGCAAATCATGA
- the rapZ gene encoding RNase adapter RapZ — MMDIETDARRLVLVTGPSGAGRSSALRVLEDLGFEAIDNMPLRLIRALLEDPGPRKPMALGIDPRNRDFSATAVTDALGQIAAIGHAVPELLYLDCTTDQLLRRFSETRRKHPLAAGERPEAGIARELEILNPLRTRADVLIDTTDLNVHQLRTEVEHWFSGGDTGRLSVSVESFSYKRGLPRSVDMVFDCRFLRNPYWQPSLRSGNGQDKAVADYIAQDPRCGPFQNKVHDLALWLLPAYLDEGKSHLSIAFGCTGGQHRSVAMAEALAARLRTADWQVSVRHRELDRRKKGEIKA; from the coding sequence ATGATGGACATCGAAACCGACGCACGCCGCCTTGTTCTTGTGACAGGCCCATCCGGGGCCGGCAGATCCAGCGCCTTGCGCGTGCTGGAAGACTTGGGCTTTGAAGCCATCGACAATATGCCACTGCGCCTCATTCGTGCACTTCTTGAAGACCCCGGACCGCGCAAACCAATGGCTTTGGGGATCGACCCGCGCAATCGGGATTTTTCTGCAACGGCTGTTACTGATGCTTTGGGACAAATCGCAGCCATCGGCCACGCCGTTCCTGAACTGCTGTATTTGGATTGCACGACAGATCAGTTGTTGCGCCGTTTTTCGGAAACCCGTCGCAAACACCCTTTGGCGGCAGGAGAACGCCCCGAAGCGGGCATCGCACGAGAGCTGGAAATTCTGAACCCGTTGCGCACCCGTGCCGATGTCTTGATCGATACCACGGACCTGAATGTGCATCAGTTGCGCACTGAGGTCGAACACTGGTTCTCTGGCGGTGATACGGGGCGCTTGTCGGTTTCGGTTGAATCCTTTTCCTACAAACGCGGCTTGCCGCGCAGCGTCGACATGGTTTTTGATTGCCGTTTTTTGCGCAACCCCTATTGGCAGCCCTCATTGCGCAGCGGGAATGGGCAAGATAAAGCTGTTGCGGATTACATCGCGCAGGACCCGCGATGCGGCCCGTTTCAGAACAAAGTTCATGATCTCGCCTTATGGTTGTTGCCAGCCTATTTAGATGAGGGCAAATCACATCTGTCCATTGCATTTGGCTGTACAGGAGGGCAACACAGGTCTGTTGCTATGGCAGAGGCTTTGGCAGCACGTTTGCGTACAGCAGACTGGCAGGTGTCTGTACGGCACCGCGAATTGGACCGGCGCAAAAAGGGTGAGATAAAAGCGTGA
- a CDS encoding HPr kinase/phosphorylase: MPDTIFQTIHASCVSFEGKAVLIKGASGSGKSSLALQIMAFGAQLVSDDRTELRRIDNNIWAAPPKTIAGLIEARGLGILHAEHAPSAQVVCVVDMDVVAIERLPDPMVTPCLGLSLPCLHKIDTQAFPAIVLQYLKGGVQRDV; this comes from the coding sequence ATGCCCGATACAATTTTTCAGACGATACATGCGTCTTGTGTTTCGTTTGAGGGCAAAGCCGTCTTGATCAAAGGGGCATCTGGCAGCGGTAAATCATCGCTTGCTTTGCAGATCATGGCCTTTGGTGCGCAGCTTGTATCCGATGACCGAACGGAATTGCGCAGGATCGACAATAACATTTGGGCCGCGCCCCCAAAGACAATCGCAGGTTTGATAGAGGCAAGGGGGTTGGGCATTCTACACGCAGAACATGCCCCGTCTGCTCAGGTTGTTTGTGTGGTGGATATGGATGTGGTTGCCATTGAAAGGCTGCCTGACCCAATGGTTACACCCTGTCTTGGTTTGTCTCTGCCCTGTCTTCACAAAATTGATACGCAGGCTTTTCCCGCCATCGTTTTGCAATATTTAAAGGGTGGGGTACAAAGAGACGTATGA
- a CDS encoding sensor histidine kinase, with the protein MAPQPSRDGDVVLGDDWVTPDSAAPSEMRARRERRGLFSLRASPLTRKIITFNLIALNILVAGILYLNSSRDSLAVQRAVALVSQAELIADVIEAQLPSDAPVNLATADGVDVSVTLDGLDLRDGIEVFVFDPTDQVIANTEGQAALNVGLGAKETNPTILTDGLNWLWSAVSAPFASSDTEQAQPVEEQLRTLVQKSFSEGTQINDGTDADGGALFSVVTPILQGTEAVGAVAVTSAAGEIDNLVRSERERVLQMFIIATLVSIGLSLVLASTIANPLSDLAAAAELGRDKNARKVNPGRIRIPDLTARPDEIGRLSGALRGMIAALYNRIDGNEQFAADVAHEIKNPLASLRSAVGTLRMIKREDQREKLLDVIDHDVRRLDRLVSDISNASRLDSELVKEEEEPFNLLTMLGNLGQYLGEDAKSKGIDFITDLPPDPVEVHGLEARLAQVFVNLITNAISFCEDGDAIRVWARKRENRVLIVVEDTGPGIPDQALAKIFKRFYSQRPEEHFGNNSGLGLAISKQIVEAHGGVIWAENIRPTEADITSEPLGARFVVGLPV; encoded by the coding sequence ATGGCCCCTCAACCCTCACGGGACGGTGATGTTGTTTTGGGTGACGATTGGGTCACCCCGGACAGCGCGGCACCCTCAGAAATGCGTGCGCGCCGTGAACGGCGCGGACTTTTTTCGCTGCGCGCGTCACCGCTGACACGCAAAATCATCACGTTTAATCTGATCGCGCTGAACATACTGGTTGCGGGTATTTTGTACCTCAATTCATCCCGCGACAGTTTGGCTGTACAACGTGCTGTGGCCTTGGTCAGTCAAGCCGAGCTGATCGCGGACGTGATTGAGGCTCAATTGCCCAGCGACGCCCCGGTTAATCTTGCGACGGCCGATGGCGTGGATGTCTCCGTGACGCTGGACGGTTTGGATTTACGCGACGGCATCGAGGTCTTTGTGTTTGACCCGACGGACCAGGTTATCGCAAACACAGAAGGCCAGGCCGCGTTGAACGTGGGCCTCGGGGCAAAGGAAACCAACCCGACAATCTTGACCGATGGTCTAAACTGGCTGTGGTCTGCAGTGTCTGCGCCTTTTGCCAGCAGTGACACAGAGCAAGCACAGCCCGTCGAAGAACAATTGCGCACCCTTGTGCAAAAAAGCTTTAGCGAAGGCACCCAGATCAACGACGGGACGGATGCCGATGGCGGTGCGTTATTCAGTGTGGTAACGCCAATTTTGCAAGGCACCGAAGCCGTTGGGGCAGTTGCCGTAACCAGTGCCGCTGGCGAAATCGACAATCTGGTGCGCAGCGAACGCGAGCGTGTATTGCAGATGTTTATTATCGCCACTTTGGTGTCTATCGGACTTAGTTTGGTCTTGGCATCAACCATCGCGAACCCGTTGTCCGATCTGGCCGCAGCAGCCGAATTGGGCCGTGACAAAAACGCCCGCAAGGTAAACCCCGGACGCATCCGCATCCCTGACCTGACGGCACGCCCTGACGAAATCGGACGGCTTAGCGGCGCATTGCGTGGCATGATTGCAGCGCTTTACAACCGCATCGACGGCAATGAACAATTCGCAGCCGACGTCGCCCATGAAATCAAAAACCCGCTCGCGTCCCTGCGGTCTGCTGTTGGCACGTTGCGGATGATCAAACGTGAAGATCAACGCGAAAAGCTGCTGGACGTGATCGACCATGACGTGCGCCGTCTGGACCGTTTGGTCAGTGATATTTCCAACGCGTCACGTCTGGATTCGGAGCTTGTTAAAGAAGAAGAAGAACCCTTCAACCTTCTGACAATGCTTGGTAATCTGGGGCAATACTTGGGTGAGGATGCCAAAAGCAAAGGCATCGATTTCATAACCGATCTACCGCCTGATCCCGTTGAAGTGCACGGGCTTGAAGCCCGCTTGGCGCAGGTTTTTGTAAATTTGATCACCAACGCGATTTCGTTTTGCGAAGATGGGGACGCTATCCGCGTGTGGGCGCGAAAGCGTGAAAATCGCGTGTTGATTGTGGTCGAAGATACCGGACCGGGTATTCCTGATCAGGCCTTGGCAAAAATCTTCAAACGGTTTTATTCCCAGCGTCCCGAAGAGCATTTCGGAAACAACTCTGGCCTTGGTCTGGCGATCTCAAAGCAGATCGTTGAAGCCCACGGCGGAGTGATTTGGGCGGAAAACATCCGTCCCACAGAAGCCGACATCACGTCCGAGCCATTGGGTGCACGGTTTGTTGTGGGCCTTCCCGTTTAA
- a CDS encoding response regulator transcription factor: MNKIALVDDDRNILTSVSMTLEAEGFEVETYNDGQAALDAFNKKLPDMAVLDIKMPRMDGMDLLQRLRQKTTMPVIFLTSKDDEIDEVLGLRMGADDYVKKPFSQRLLVERIRALLRRQDAQAGEIVADSEETKVMERGELRMDPLRHAVSWKGNDVSLTVTEFLLLQALAQRPGFVKSRDQLMDVAYDDQVYVDDRTIDSHIKRLRKKMRTADDDFSAIETLYGIGYRYNED, from the coding sequence ATGAACAAAATTGCATTGGTAGACGACGACAGGAATATCCTGACGTCGGTTTCAATGACTCTCGAAGCCGAAGGTTTCGAGGTTGAGACATATAACGACGGCCAAGCGGCCCTCGACGCATTTAATAAGAAACTTCCCGATATGGCGGTCCTTGATATCAAGATGCCCCGCATGGATGGCATGGATCTGTTGCAGCGCTTGCGCCAGAAAACCACAATGCCGGTGATCTTCCTGACGTCCAAAGACGACGAGATCGACGAAGTTCTTGGACTGCGCATGGGCGCGGACGATTACGTGAAAAAGCCGTTTTCTCAACGTCTTCTGGTCGAGCGCATTCGCGCATTGCTGCGCCGCCAAGATGCGCAAGCCGGTGAAATTGTCGCCGACAGCGAAGAAACCAAGGTGATGGAACGTGGCGAACTGCGCATGGATCCGTTGCGTCATGCTGTGTCCTGGAAGGGCAACGACGTGTCTTTGACTGTGACAGAATTTCTGTTGTTGCAGGCTTTGGCGCAACGCCCCGGATTTGTGAAATCACGAGACCAGTTGATGGACGTCGCCTATGATGATCAGGTCTATGTGGACGACCGCACCATTGACAGCCACATCAAGCGCTTGCGCAAGAAAATGCGCACTGCTGATGATGATTTCTCTGCGATTGAGACCCTTTATGGTATCGGGTATCGTTACAACGAAGACTAA
- a CDS encoding phosphoenolpyruvate carboxykinase — protein sequence MTFGRVNPQFRLEDQGIEGLGNVYYNQIEPVLIEAALKRGEGKLGKGGAFLVTTGKFTGRSPKDKHVVMTDSVKDTIWWENNAQMTPEGFDALYEDMLTHMKGRDYYVQDLVGGADPAYCINVRMVTELAWHGLFIRHMLRRPEREDLDGFLADFTVINCPSFQADPTKHNCRSETVIAMNFDRKLILIGGTEYAGENKKSVFSLLNYLLPEKGVMPMHCSANHATGNPVDTAVFFGLSGTGKTTLSADPARTLIGDDEHGWSDRGTFNFEGGCYAKTISLSAEAEPEIYATTEKFGTVIENMVFDEETLDLDFEDDSLTANMRCAYPLHYISNASKDAVGGHPKNIIMLTCDAFGVLPPIARLTPAQAMYHFLSGFTSKVAGTERGVTEPEPTFSTCFGAPFMPRRPEVYGNLLREKIAQHGATCWLVNTGWTGGAYGTGSRMPIRATRALLTAALEGSLNDAEYRKDDNFGFEVPVSVSGVADILLDPRRTWDDANAYDAQAAKLVEMFSGNFEQYMAHIDDDVKSAAIG from the coding sequence ATGACATTTGGACGGGTAAACCCGCAATTCCGCCTCGAAGATCAAGGGATCGAAGGGTTGGGCAATGTCTATTACAACCAAATTGAGCCTGTGCTGATAGAAGCCGCACTCAAACGTGGTGAAGGCAAACTGGGAAAAGGCGGCGCCTTTCTTGTCACGACCGGCAAGTTTACCGGCCGTTCGCCCAAAGACAAACATGTCGTCATGACGGACAGTGTCAAAGACACCATCTGGTGGGAAAACAACGCGCAGATGACGCCAGAAGGCTTTGATGCGTTGTACGAAGACATGCTGACCCACATGAAAGGCCGCGACTATTACGTGCAAGACCTCGTTGGCGGTGCCGATCCCGCCTATTGCATCAATGTACGCATGGTGACGGAACTTGCATGGCACGGGTTGTTCATCCGCCACATGTTGCGCCGTCCGGAACGCGAAGACCTTGACGGTTTCCTTGCAGACTTCACCGTCATCAACTGCCCCAGCTTTCAAGCGGACCCAACCAAGCACAACTGTCGGTCTGAAACAGTGATCGCGATGAATTTCGATCGCAAACTGATCTTGATTGGCGGCACTGAGTATGCGGGCGAAAACAAGAAATCCGTCTTCTCGCTTTTGAACTATCTGCTGCCCGAAAAGGGCGTCATGCCGATGCACTGCTCGGCCAACCATGCCACAGGCAATCCCGTCGACACAGCTGTGTTCTTTGGCCTGTCAGGCACAGGCAAAACAACACTGTCTGCGGACCCGGCCCGCACTTTGATCGGCGACGATGAACATGGCTGGTCCGATCGCGGTACGTTCAACTTCGAAGGCGGCTGCTACGCCAAGACGATCAGCCTAAGCGCTGAAGCAGAGCCAGAGATTTATGCGACCACCGAAAAATTCGGCACTGTCATCGAAAACATGGTTTTTGACGAAGAAACACTGGATCTGGACTTTGAAGATGACAGCCTGACGGCAAACATGCGTTGCGCTTACCCGCTGCATTACATTTCGAATGCCTCCAAGGATGCGGTTGGCGGTCACCCCAAGAACATCATCATGCTGACCTGTGATGCATTCGGTGTGCTGCCCCCCATCGCGCGACTGACGCCTGCCCAAGCCATGTATCACTTCTTGTCCGGCTTTACCTCCAAGGTAGCGGGCACGGAACGCGGTGTGACAGAACCCGAGCCTACGTTTTCAACATGCTTTGGTGCGCCTTTCATGCCGCGCCGTCCGGAAGTTTATGGCAACTTGTTGCGCGAGAAAATCGCACAGCATGGTGCGACATGCTGGTTGGTCAACACGGGCTGGACAGGCGGTGCCTATGGTACAGGGTCCCGGATGCCAATCCGCGCCACACGTGCCTTGTTGACAGCCGCGCTGGAAGGGTCCCTGAACGACGCCGAGTATCGCAAAGACGATAACTTTGGATTTGAGGTCCCTGTGTCTGTCAGCGGTGTTGCCGATATCCTTCTTGATCCACGCCGCACATGGGACGACGCAAATGCTTACGACGCACAAGCTGCCAAATTGGTAGAAATGTTCTCGGGCAATTTCGAACAATACATGGCGCACATCGACGATGACGTGAAATCTGCCGCCATCGGTTGA
- a CDS encoding helix-turn-helix domain-containing protein encodes MSDLTNPLLFEMVRSFSMLAQELNLSHAVAKLGSTRQTVRRHIATLEELKGEQLFRVVDRQYTLTEAGIRALPQAEEIIALGHAWLRGQSSHVNGLQYLRHQEDNGWYFYQQQHALRSMWDTDSALLRETVRSWIMCGGRIEAPEMQHIRPYLIIYRFTPVGWICVEFGDESFFVRWFGKQKALSSVGQTLGKMPGGNDFARMLNVAFQETDITHNPRLDHVRTMVPRSDGGQPMPVNYRRLMLSGAFPDGSSALLSLVEPSADLDIFGFGPEDFREPDEDFALRFDPDNFKYGS; translated from the coding sequence TTGTCTGACCTGACGAACCCCCTGTTGTTCGAAATGGTGCGCTCGTTTTCGATGCTTGCCCAAGAATTAAATCTTAGCCACGCCGTCGCAAAACTGGGCAGCACACGGCAAACCGTGCGACGCCACATTGCGACCCTGGAAGAGTTGAAAGGCGAACAGCTGTTTCGTGTGGTCGACCGCCAGTACACCCTTACCGAAGCGGGCATACGCGCCTTACCTCAAGCCGAAGAAATCATTGCGTTAGGGCATGCTTGGCTGCGCGGACAATCGAGCCATGTCAATGGGTTACAGTATCTTCGCCATCAAGAAGACAACGGTTGGTACTTTTATCAGCAACAACATGCATTGCGCAGCATGTGGGACACGGACAGTGCCCTGCTGCGTGAAACGGTACGCAGTTGGATCATGTGTGGCGGGCGTATCGAAGCCCCCGAGATGCAGCACATTCGCCCCTATTTGATCATCTATCGCTTTACTCCAGTGGGTTGGATTTGTGTCGAATTCGGTGACGAATCCTTTTTCGTACGCTGGTTCGGCAAGCAAAAAGCACTTAGCAGTGTTGGCCAGACATTGGGCAAAATGCCGGGCGGAAATGACTTTGCCCGCATGCTGAATGTGGCATTTCAGGAAACAGACATCACGCACAACCCCAGATTGGATCATGTGCGCACGATGGTGCCGCGATCCGATGGCGGCCAACCCATGCCCGTTAACTATCGTAGATTGATGTTAAGCGGCGCATTTCCAGACGGAAGCTCAGCTCTTTTGTCGTTGGTTGAGCCCTCGGCTGACCTTGATATCTTTGGGTTTGGCCCAGAAGACTTCCGCGAACCGGATGAAGATTTTGCGCTACGTTTTGACCCAGACAATTTTAAATACGGGTCATAG
- a CDS encoding helix-turn-helix domain-containing protein has protein sequence MPHSVDVHVGRQLKQIRTLRRLSQTDVARRLGLSFQQIQKYEIGSNRIAASRLFELANILDVSTSYFFEGLDADSEGAADSAMDIVQAVASIKDEKTKSRIITFIEDVAGATVTRRAS, from the coding sequence ATGCCACACTCAGTAGATGTTCACGTTGGTCGTCAGCTCAAACAGATCCGTACTTTGCGCCGTCTGTCACAAACGGACGTCGCACGTCGTCTCGGCCTGTCGTTCCAACAAATCCAAAAATACGAAATCGGTTCAAACCGGATTGCAGCCAGTCGCTTGTTCGAGCTGGCGAACATTCTGGACGTCTCAACGTCGTACTTCTTTGAAGGCCTCGATGCCGACAGCGAAGGGGCGGCAGACAGCGCCATGGATATCGTGCAGGCCGTTGCTTCCATCAAAGATGAAAAGACGAAATCACGTATCATTACCTTCATCGAGGATGTGGCGGGCGCTACAGTAACACGCCGCGCTTCCTAA
- a CDS encoding sulfite exporter TauE/SafE family protein, with protein MDALFDIMTVPQLCLAVSIAVFAGLVKGVVGFALPTIIISGLSTFLSPELALAGLILPTVVTNFMQMLRQGARAAWESVKRFRVFLSFGLVTLLVGAQLVRVLPMDVMLLVIGVPVVSYAMLQLLGIEITLARHSGKVAATAGSIAGLMGGMSGIWGPPTVAYLTALKTDKADHLRVQGVVYGLGAVALLFAHLGSGVLRAQTLPLSFAMVPPAVLGLWIGGRLLDRIDHVVFRRATLVVLLIAGLNLIRRAVFV; from the coding sequence ATGGATGCACTATTTGACATTATGACGGTACCGCAGCTGTGTCTGGCAGTAAGTATCGCGGTTTTTGCAGGCTTGGTCAAAGGCGTGGTTGGTTTTGCGCTGCCGACCATTATCATTTCCGGCTTAAGCACGTTTTTAAGCCCTGAATTGGCACTTGCGGGGCTTATTCTGCCAACTGTTGTGACCAATTTTATGCAGATGTTGCGGCAGGGTGCGCGGGCGGCATGGGAATCGGTCAAGCGATTTCGTGTGTTTTTAAGCTTTGGGTTGGTGACCCTTTTGGTCGGGGCGCAATTGGTCCGTGTTTTGCCGATGGACGTCATGTTGCTGGTGATTGGTGTTCCGGTGGTCAGTTACGCAATGCTGCAATTGCTCGGTATTGAAATCACGCTTGCAAGACACTCTGGCAAGGTTGCGGCAACAGCGGGGTCAATCGCCGGATTGATGGGGGGCATGTCGGGTATTTGGGGGCCGCCGACTGTCGCCTATTTGACTGCTTTGAAAACCGACAAAGCAGATCATTTGCGGGTGCAGGGTGTCGTGTACGGATTAGGGGCCGTTGCGCTGCTGTTTGCGCATTTGGGGTCAGGTGTGCTGCGGGCGCAAACCTTGCCGCTTAGCTTCGCTATGGTGCCGCCAGCGGTGTTGGGGCTGTGGATCGGGGGACGGTTGCTGGACCGTATCGATCATGTTGTATTTCGCCGCGCGACGTTGGTTGTTCTGCTGATCGCAGGTTTGAACCTGATCCGCCGCGCGGTGTTTGTTTGA